From Candidatus Thermodiscus eudorianus:
GCGGCCTCTCGATAAAGAGATGGTTGAAGCTGGCAAGGCTAGACACGAGATGGACTGGCTTTGGGGCATAAATGTATCGAGGGCGCTGATGCACGCGGTGCGACGGATCGCTGGCAAGCCTATCGTGCTAAGCGCTGGAAGAGTGCAGTCGCCGACGCTCGTAGAAGCCGTCCGCAGGTGGCGAGAGATAAAACTGGCCGTGCCCCTCCCGGTCTTTCATTTGGTTGTTACCCTGGAGAAGGATGGCATAGTGTTTAAAGCGTATCCCCATCAGTGGGCTCCTAAGACCAAGATGGAAGCCGAAGAGATAGCGAGGTATCTAAGAAGCAATCCCCGGATGAAAATCACTGGCGTCCACAAGTCGACTGTCAAAGTCAGGCCGCCTCCAGCGTTTAATCTAGGCGATCTCCAGGCTGAAGCAGCACGTTTATACAAGTACTCGCCCCTGAAGACCCAGAAGCTCGCTGAAGACCTCTATCTAGACGCATTGATAAGCTATCCGAGGACCAATAGTCAGAAGCTGCCTCCTACTATAAACTACCGGTCGATCTTGGATTCCCTGAGGAGGATAGGCGAGTATAGGATTCTAGTGGACGAGCTCCTCACAGAGACGGGAGGCGTCCTTAAACCCGTGCAGGGTAGGAAGGATGACCCAGCGCATCCAGCTATATATCCTACTGGAGAGATTCCCCGAGGGCTTGACAAGGACCATGCTAGGATATACGATTTGATAGTGAGGAGGTTTCTGGCAGCCTTCTCGACCGCGGCCGTAGTTGATAGGACAGATGTACTCATGGTCGACGGCGAGGGTAGATTATACTCGGCTAAGGGAATTGTGGTCGTAGATGAGGGCTGGTGGCGGTACTATCTATTCCTGAAACCAAAGGAGAACCGTTTACCAGTACTTAGGGAAAACGAGATGATAGATATTATAAAGGTTAATTATAATACTAAATGGACCGCTAGGAAGCCTGCGCTCAGCAGGTCGAGTTTACTGAAATGGATGGAGGCGAATGGGATTGGGACCGAGGCCACAAGGGCCAGAATAATCGAAATATTGTTTAAAAGAAGGTATCTTGAGTCTCGGAAGGGCGCCACGATCGTGACCGACCTGGGAATCATGGTAGCTGATATAATAGAAGAACTATTCCCGGACCTTGCAAAGGTGGAGTTGACCAGGAGATTCGAACAATTAATCGAAAAAATAAGGAGCCGTCGATACACGAGGGCCTCCGTTATCGAGGAAACCATCAAAGAGCTAAACACACTTATAGAGAAGTACTATGAAAAACTAGACTCCGTAGAGCGTAGACTGGCTATTGCATTAGGCGTTCTAGAACCGGCCGTGAAATGCATTATCTGCGGGAGAGAAGCCGTGACCAGAGAACCCATGCCACTCTGCAAACACCACAACGACGCCCTACACCGCATCAAAGCCCACCTTCCCACGATAATGGAGAGAATGGGCGTCGACGAGAGCAAGGCTCTGAAACTGCTAGCCTCAAGGAAATCCGACGCCGGCCAATGGGTGGTAGAAGTCTCTCGCCTCCTAACAGAAACTAACCCCTAAGGAGCAGCGTCAACCCGCCCAAGTAAGGTATCTTCACGGGCACATCATCAACAGACACCACAACACCTTTAATCCTCGAATAAGGTACCCCCCGTACCCCATTCCTCAGGGGACACGGCGGGACGCCCGGATCCGGGATGGGATTGTTATCGCCCTTGACAACATAGCATACAAGGCCTCCGGCCTCATACACTCCAATGATCCTATGGATTATGTATTTACCGTCTAGCGACTCATACACTATGATGTCGCCAATCTTTATCTCGCCCGGGTTCTTCTT
This genomic window contains:
- a CDS encoding signal peptidase I, which gives rise to MGVAISGYLKILSLAVLVLVVVGLVIVGVRGMAIVEGRSMEPLFHTGDVVFLEKKNPGEIKIGDIIVYESLDGKYIIHRIIGVYEAGGLVCYVVKGDNNPIPDPGVPPCPLRNGVRGVPYSRIKGVVVSVDDVPVKIPYLGGLTLLLRG
- a CDS encoding DNA topoisomerase I, whose product is MGSGFTAIIAEKPKAAEKIARALGGAVKCRLYGVPYWMIRHNGERIVVVSSAGHLFGVTTWKRGFPVYEYEWRPLWEYDKGASYLRKFYNTLKYILPRAARYINACDYDIEGSLIGYMIIEAFGDTARARRMVFSSLSPAELRLSYRNLRPLDKEMVEAGKARHEMDWLWGINVSRALMHAVRRIAGKPIVLSAGRVQSPTLVEAVRRWREIKLAVPLPVFHLVVTLEKDGIVFKAYPHQWAPKTKMEAEEIARYLRSNPRMKITGVHKSTVKVRPPPAFNLGDLQAEAARLYKYSPLKTQKLAEDLYLDALISYPRTNSQKLPPTINYRSILDSLRRIGEYRILVDELLTETGGVLKPVQGRKDDPAHPAIYPTGEIPRGLDKDHARIYDLIVRRFLAAFSTAAVVDRTDVLMVDGEGRLYSAKGIVVVDEGWWRYYLFLKPKENRLPVLRENEMIDIIKVNYNTKWTARKPALSRSSLLKWMEANGIGTEATRARIIEILFKRRYLESRKGATIVTDLGIMVADIIEELFPDLAKVELTRRFEQLIEKIRSRRYTRASVIEETIKELNTLIEKYYEKLDSVERRLAIALGVLEPAVKCIICGREAVTREPMPLCKHHNDALHRIKAHLPTIMERMGVDESKALKLLASRKSDAGQWVVEVSRLLTETNP